Proteins co-encoded in one Cricetulus griseus strain 17A/GY chromosome 1 unlocalized genomic scaffold, alternate assembly CriGri-PICRH-1.0 chr1_1, whole genome shotgun sequence genomic window:
- the LOC100775098 gene encoding disintegrin and metalloproteinase domain-containing protein 26A, giving the protein MILQLCLWMVLFLSTWSPNGHTKYSSPPEVVIPLRVTDTNRLNTSTGWLSYSLHVGGQRHIITMKPTKYFISRNFLLLTYTDQGGLLTEQPFVKTDCYYHGNVDGDPDSMVIINTCLGSLQGMLEINGTVYEIMPKKSSSTFEHLAYKMDSEDSESFSMRCGLTEEEIVQQMKTQESKDSTLMQSQYENWWTHHKYLEYYVVIDNQRYVYRSRNLTVCMQEMLQIVNGINGYYRQIDVEVILTALEVWTDTNLVNVTESISTVLSTFCNWKQSNIDRHTRNDIAHLFARQVYPQYLALAYVGTVCTPNNCAVSSFMYDSMTDMAFIIAHEMGHNLGMLHDRNECTCGRSSCIMAPAKSISHRFSNCSYEELHGTITRRTCLYNFPDEAVSISTNLTWCGNNIVEEGEQCDCGSYKSCQRDPCCSQDCMFKPGAKCAFGLCCKDCKLIPTGTVCRSVNNECDLPEWCNGTSPECPEDVYMEDGHLCGGSSYCYKRACHKHEEHCQTIFGKGARSASETCYMEMNKQGDRFGNCGNDSYNYRRCADADVLCGRIQCDNVQQIPHRRSHETLHWSQFQNVTCWSIDFHFGMTVEDSGAVRDGTPCGLDHICIDRKCVPKPVLLSNCSAAQCNMKGVCNNKHHCHCDVIWEPPGCNVSGFGGSIDSGPPPRIYVKKPKDDKFLLAFCILLGLLLLFWIFLIRKYAIIDKLELEEKSQSEDESELVTETSSDDLTQKVDKGKKK; this is encoded by the coding sequence ATGATCCTTCAGCTGTGCCTGTGGATGGTGCTCTTCCTCTCCACATGGTCCCCAAATGGACACACTAAATACAGTAGCCCTCCAGAAGTAGTGATACCCTTGAGGGTCACTGACACTAACAGACTTAATACTTCCACAGGCTGGTTGTCCTATAGCCTCCACGTTGGAGGACAAAGACACATTATCACCATGAAGCCCACAAAATACTTCATATCCAGAAACTTCCTACTGTTAACCTACACTGACCAAGGAGGTCTCCTTACAGAACAGCCTTTTGTGAAGACTGACTGCTACTACCATGGAAATGTAGATGGAGACCCAGATTCTATGGTGATTATTAACACCTGTTTGGGAAGTTTGCAAGGCATGTTAGAGATAAATGGCACAGTTTATGAAATCATGCCCAAGAAGTCATCTTCAACATTTGAACACCTTGCTTACAAAATGGACAGTGAGGACTCAGAATCATTTTCTATGAGATGTGGAttaacagaagaggaaatagTGCAACAAATGAAGACTCAAGAAAGCAAAGACTCCACACTTATGCAAAGCCAGTATGAGAATTGGTGGACCCATCACAAATATCTTGAATATTATGTGGTGATTGATAATCAACGATATGTTTATAGATCAAGGAATCTCACAGTTTGCATGCAGGAAATGTTGCAAATTGTCAATGGAATAAATGGTTATTATCGTCAGATTGATGTTGAGGTGATTTTAACTGCACTGGAAGTTTGGACTGACACAAACCTTGTCAATGTAACAGAGTCTATATCTACAGTCCTGTCTACTTTCTGCAATTGGAAGCAAAGTAACATTGACAGACACACTAGAAATGATATTGCACATCTTTTTGCCAGGCAAGTATATCCTCAATATTTGGCACTAGCTTATGTAGGTACAGTTTGTACACCTAATAATTGTGCTGTTAGCAGCTTCATGTATGATTCAATGACAGACATGGCATTCATTATAGCACATGAGATGGGTCACAATTTGGGTATGCTTCATGACAGGAATGAATGTACTTGTGGGAGAAGTAGTTGCATAATGGCCCCAGCAAAATCTATTTCCCATAGATTCAGCAACTGCAGTTATGAGGAGCTCCATGGAACTATTACCAGAAGAACCTGTTTATACAATTTTCCAGATGAAGCAGTCAGCATCAGCACAAACCTGACCTGGTGTGGGAATAATATAGTGGAGGAAGGAGAGCAGTGTGACTGTGGGTCTTATAAGTCATGTCAAAGAGATCCATGCTGTAGCCAAGACTGCATGTTCAAACCTGGTGCTAAATGTGCTTTTGGACTTTGTTGCAAAGATTGCAAGTTGATCCCCACAGGCACAGTGTGTAGAAGTGTGAACAATGAGTGTGACCTTCCAGAGTGGTGCAATGGAACTTCACCTGAGTGTCCAGAAGATGTGTACATGGAGGATGGACATCTCTGCGGTGGTAGTAGTTATTGCTATAAAAGGGCATGTCATAAACATGAGGAACATTGTCAGACAATTTTTGGCAAGGGAGCCAGGAGTGCCAGTGAGACTTGCTACATGGAAATGAACAAACAGGGTGACCGTTTTGGTAACTGTGGTAATGATAGCTATAACTATAGAAGATGTGCTGATGCTGATGTACTCTGTGGACGAATTCAGTGTGACAATGTGCAACAGATTCCCCATAGGAGAAGCCATGAAACACTGCATTGGTCTCAGTTCCAAAATGTCACCTGCTGGAGTATAGACTTTCATTTTGGAATGACAGTAGAGGACAGTGGAGCAGTGAGAGATGGCACTCCTTGTGGTCTAGACCATATATGCATTGACAGGAAGTGTGTCCCTAAGCCGGTTTTGTTAAGTAATTGTTCAGCAGCCCAATGCAATATGAAAGGAGTCTGTAACAATAAACATCACTGCCATTGTGATGTCATATGGGAGCCACCAGGTTGTAATGTAAGTGGCTTTGGAGGTAGTATAGACAGTGGACCACCTCCAAGAATATATGTTAAGAAGCCCAAGGATGATAAGTTCTTACTAGCTTTTTGTATTCTTTTGGGGTTATTGTTACTTTTCTGGATTTTCCTAATTAGAAAATATGCAATCATTGACAAACTCGAACTAGAAGAAAAGAGCCAGTCAGAAGATGAATCAGAGCTTGTCACTGAAACTTCATCTGATGATTTAACTCAGAAAGTTGACaaaggtaaaaagaaataa